CCACGATAAAACAACACTGTTTCAGTTAGATAGTAACAGGGTGCAAGGGTGCAGGTAAAGAAGATGCTTTCACAAATTCCATTTTAAAGGGGTATTTGCATGATTATTATCATTTATAAGCTAAGAATGATTTAGATGATTCAAATCATTTTTATGAAAAGAATCTTCAGAAAAAAAATTTTTCTCTATAAATAGGGTGTCTGGAGGCGCAAAATGAAGGGTTTTAGAAAAATCACCAAACGGCTATTTGGTAGAAAAAGTGCCAATCAGGCTGATTTTGGCATCATCGACGGAGAGGTGACGGATAATTGCGGTTCTATAGGGGAAGCCGTTGCTTTTGAAACGGAATTGGCGGAGTTTGAAGGTAAAACTATTGGGAATCATAGCAATAGTTTTGGAAGAGAAGCGGAGTTCATTGAACCGGATCCACCAGCCGACGAGTTTAGGGAGCCGGTTCCGCCTGCGGAGCAAATTAATCCCGATGAATGGGAGATACCGGAACCGTATCTTATCTATTTATCGGCCACCGGAAAGGCGAAAAGAACCATCCAGGAGTATCGCTGGGAATTGCTCTGGTGGAACAGGCAGACCGCTCTTGCAAGGCTCACCCTCCAGGACATGGAAGGGATCATTCACAAGGTGCATCCTTCCACGGCCCGGCGAAAGGTTGCGGCAATCCGCTCTTTTGCGAAATGGCAGCTCCGGGAAGGTTCCGGACGGCTGCATGGTGAGGTAAGCCAGGTCATACTGCCAAAGACACCTTCCAGGATACCCAAGGACAGAGGAACGGATGAATTTATGGATTTGTCCAGGTGTGCCGTGGATCTGGTACGGGCCGGAGACAGAAGAGGGGTGTGGATTGGGCTTATGGGCTGCTGCGGCCTGCGGATCTCCGAGATACAGACCGCGGAACCGGCACCGGGTAAAACGATAAAGGTCATCGGGAAGGGAGACAAGGAAAGACAGATCCCTGCTCCGGCCTGGTTAATTGAAGCCCTGGGCTGTGACACATATAAGAGATGTTGGAAGAAGGGACGGCATCTGATCTGGTCTGAACTCAAAAAAATGGGGATCAGGAAACCCCACAGCCTGAGACACACCTTTGCCAGCGAATTACGAAGAAAGGGTTATCCATTGGAAGAAATCAAAGTGTTGCTCGGACATAGCAAACTGGACACCACTATGATCTATGCCAACGTAGCCCTGCCAAACGATATCACATCGAGGTTGGGGGTGGAGCATTGAGAAAAACACTCGTATGTTTTTTGATCGTCTTCCACGGTTCGGTGCTGGCTGCAGAGCCTGAAAATCCGGCAATCCCTGAATGGCATCTGGCAAAATCGACCATGAAAGAATGTTATGACGGCTGGGATGTGGAGGTGACGGTTTCCGGAGGATATGAAACCCGGTATTACGAGAATGGCCCGGTGGATGGGCCTTTCGGTAACGCCGTTTTAACGGTACCGCTCTATTCCAGAAAAGAACGGCTCTCCCGGCAGCAATCGATAAACAAGGAGATCGAGCATGTTGCAGAGCTGTATGCTGATTTTGAAGAACAGAGCGCTTCCTATATGGCGCTTTCAGAAGAGAAGGGCTTGCTCAAAAAAGTGATGATAGACACTGGAGCACAGGGGATCACGGCCTATTACGATCTGATGAAGGAAATCGAGAAGGCCCGGGCAAAGCGGAACAGCGCGGCACGAAAGATTATGATGATTCTGGAGAACTGTGGATATGTGGAAGCAGATAAAGTTGCTGGGCCGGGATCGGCTCTTGGCGGAAGAGATCAGACCACGCCTCAAGGAGGGTAGGGGCTTTGTCCTTACCGGCACCCATGGTGCAGGAAAAACCGCTATTCTGGAATGGATCAGCGTATTTCTGAAAAAAGATGTAACAACCATCAGTGCAGAGTGGACCGTCAAGGAAATGCTGGTCCAGATGTGCCTGGATTGGGCGGTGGAGGTCAGGGACGATGAAGGGGCAACCAGAGGCAAGACAAAATGGCAAGTGGCATGGATGGAACGGGCACTCCTGAAGGAGACCGATAAATGGTTAATCGTGGACGATATCCAGAAAGTGACCCCCACCAAACTCCGAAGATTAAAACTGTTCCGGGATCGTGTGCGGATAATAGCCGCCGGAGTCCCGCCATTCCGACAGGAAGAACTGAAACGGCTCCTGTGGGGACTGCCGGCAATCCAGGTAAAACCCTTACCCACAGATGTCATGAACAGGATTGCCATAGCTGCAGCTCCTGTTCTGGAGTCACGAACACCAATAGGTGAGGCTGTCCATGCTTCCAGAGGGATACCTGGTCAATTGATTCATGCCCTGAGGGGTGAGGTTACCCCGGAGGCAAGAAAGGTGAGTGGGGAGGAGATAGACCTCTCCCCACTGATCCTGATCGGCCTGGCCGGAGTGATGATAACCCGATATGTTGCCATCGGCCTTGAATCCACTTCTTTGTATATGCTTGGTGGTTTGGGTATGGGAATAGGTCTGATAGTGAGATTTTATCTATTCCGGGGGATGGAGGCACAGCGAAGATGACCGGGCCAACACATATTGCCATAGCCCTTTCAATAGGCATGGTTGCCGGGGCCTCAAAAGTGCATCTGGGTCTGATCGCTGCAGGGGCGATACTTCCGGATCTGGATCACCCGCAGTCTTTTATCGGGCGTGTTTTCTTTCCGATTTCGATACCACTGAACCAATGGCTGGGACATCGAGGGGCCTTTCATTCCTTTTGGCTCTGGCTCCTGGTGTGTCTGGGTGGGTACTTCTGGACACCGGCATTTTTTCTTGGAGCAGGGGCGATTCTCCATATCTTGGCAGACTGCGGGACCGTTTCCGGAGTCCGGGCTCTGTCGCCCTGGTCGCAAAAGCTCTTTGTGGTCTTTCGCAGGTCCTGGAGAATCAAAAGCGGATCACCGCATGAAATACTGGTGCTCATATGTTTCGGGATGATCGCCTGGGGAGGCGGGTATATGGGAGCCGTGGGCGGTATCCGGGCCATGATCGGCCACGTCACCGGCGCACCCAAGATTATGATGGAGGAGTTTATCTCCAAGGGGCTGACGAAATGCAAGGTAAAAGGAAAATTCCGCTGGAACACCGGAGAGATTGAGGAAGGAGAATGGCTGATTATCGGCACAGAAGGGCAGACCGGCCTGGCAATGCGGGGCAAAGACAAGCTTATCCATATACCCAAGGACGGGAAGTTTCTAAAGGCAAGGTTGAAACCGTGTCCCAACAAATCAACCTGGGAACTGGTCCAGCTCAAGGGGTGGGCTGAGACTGAAAAAGATGTTTATTTCATGGATGGAAAAAAATGGCATATAGCACAAGAGGGAGAAGTGGTCTGGGGCCAGATTTTGGGCGACAAGATCGAACTGGAGAGTCTTTTGTAATCTTCGCCCCCTTGGGAGAAAGGGTTATTGAAATGATCTTTTTTCAGGGAGAAAAGGGCGAAGCTGTTAAGAGGGCCAGGGTGTATGCTCCGGCTGGTAATTTTAAGATAGTGGAGAGATGAGGTATGACAAAGAAGGAACTTGTTGAAGAAGTGGCAAAAGATGCGAAAATCAGCCAGGCGGCAGCATTGCTGGCGGTTGATTCCATGACCAGGAATATAATGAAGGGATTGAAAAAGGGAGATCATGTTTCCTTGGTTGGTTTTGGCCGGTTTTCGGTGAAAGAGCGAGCGGCCAGGAAGGGGAGGAATCCGCAGACTGGTAAAGAAATCCAGATCCAAGCCCGAAAGGTTGTTAGGTTTACACCTGGTCAGCCATTGAAAGATGCCGTTAATTAAAAGAGGCTAAGGCTATGTGTAGAGGAGATGTTGAGATATCATGTAATGACTATGACGAGTTGTTGAAGTGGGCAACGAAGTGGAATAAAGACCTTGCACAGAGCATTGAGCAAATCAGAATTGTAAAAAATAATAAAGAGGGGCACAAAACTGTTTTTCTTAGAAAAGAGGACATTACCAAGGAAGAAGCTGAAGCGTTTCTTGAATCACTGATGGAATCAGAGATATACGCCTATGATGAGAAAAGCTTAAAATACTTTTCTCATCTTGTTGAGGCATGGCGGCCTCTCGCTGAAGAATAATTGGTGTGGATACGCTAGATTCCCTTTGAACCGCTGCTGATGGATACAAACTTCCAGCTTCGACCATGTGCCCAGAAACGACATCTAGCCCAGATTCAGGTTAAAACTGTCACGGCTTTTACCACTTCCCGCTTTAGTTAGATAGAGTATCCGGGCAACAAACAAATATCAGTCTTGGTTCATTTATCTTTTTGGAATAATGCCATACCATCAGTACCTTTTGGTATGAATGCAACGTTTTCTGACAACTCTTCGTGCTCAATCTCAACTACAGCTAAATAACCTGTATCCAATGTTAGCTTTTCCCAGACAGGAAAATATGGTGCTAATTCTGCGTAATTGCCAATTCTATCCGTAAGATATTGATACATATCCCTTGACGGTAGAATCAGAAGACCTCCTTCAAGAACATTTTCAAGTAGTCCAATGGCAAGCTTATTTACCGCCCTGTGGCTTGAAGAAATATTACCAGTTTCCCATTCTACAGCAAAATATTTACCGTTATTCAATTTAAGGACGGCATCAACCGGACCTGGTTTTATTCGAGCCCCAAGAGCCATCGGATGTTCTAATATCCAACCCTGTTCTTCCAAGTGTATCATACAATTTGTTTTTATTGGCTTTACGCCATTTCCCTTTTTCACGGGATTCAGGGTGAATATGTCAGAATCGGGTGGCCATGAAACCTTTTTTATTGCATGATAAACATCGTGGAGCAGTGTTTCCAGCTCATCACTTTTTGGAAATGAACCCTTTGAAATTAAAACTTCAGTCCTCAATATTTTCATCTAGAATATCCTTTACCTTTTTTATCATTATATGAGGTTGCTCGTTTAATGCTTCGGCAATCTGTAATATTGATGTAAGAGATGGTTGCCTTAGTCCACGCTCAAGAAGTGAGATAAAAGTTCTGTCTAGGTTTCCCATCAAAGCTAGTTTTTCCTGTGAAATTCCACGTGCATTCCTGATTTCCTTGAGAACCTTTCCGTAAACTTCTTCTGGTTTCATATGAATCCCTCCAAATATAATATGGGCCAACTTACTCTCTTGACCGCACTTGGTCGACGGACTATAGTCTGCAAAGGTAAGGTTTGACTTTGTTTAACAAGTAGGGTTCAGTTGGAACAAATAAGAGAAATAACCAGGAAATTATAATGAAAAGACAGAATGCATTTTTTGAAGCACTTGGCGTTGATGCAACAAATAGTAAGGAGGTAACGCGACTTGCTGTAATTAGCGGCATTTCCGTTAAAAAACTTCGTTACTACAATGAACATCACCTGATGCCCTCTGGCACTGAGTTGGAGAAGATCATAGAAACAACCAATGTAACTAAGTTGAAGCTTATGTTGAAACTTGGTTGTGTTGATCATAATGTTGCAGGAATGCTAAGTGAACATGCTGATGAAATTATTACTCTTTTTGAAAAAGAGAAAAAACAAACAAAAGCCAAAAAAAGATTACAGCCTGTCTTTGAAACAAATCTAGGAAAGCTTTATCACGGTAATTGTATTGAAGTCCTGATGCAGATGCCAAGCAATAGCGTTGATATGGTCTTTGCAGATCCACCGTTTAATCTGAACAAATTGTATCCCTCTAACATAAATGATGACTTAAAGGCTGAACAGTATCTGGATTGGTGTGAAGATTGGATAGACGAATGTGTGAGGGTCCTAAAGTTTGGCGGAGCGTTTTTATTATGGAATTTGCCAAAATGGAATTCTGCTTTATCTAATTTTCTGAATGATAGATTAACTTTCAGGCATTGGATTGCTACCGACATCAAATATAGATTACCGATTAAAGGTAGACTGTATCCTGCACACTATTCTTTGCTGTATTATATAAACGGAGACAAGCCTAAAACATTCCATCCTGATAGGTTGCCAATGCAGGTATGTCCAAAATGTAGTGGTGATCTGAAAGATTATGGTGGCTATAAAGCAAAAATGAATCCAGCTGGAGTTAATATGTCTGATATCTGGATTGATATTCCACCAGTCCGTCATAATAAATATAAGCGTCGCGAGGGGGCCAACGAACTATCACTTAAACTGCTCGATAGAATAGTGGAAATGAGCACCGATGAGGGAGACATTGTCTTTGATCCTTTTGGTGGTTCAGGTACTACCTACATGGCCTCTGAATTGAAAAAACGTAAATGGATTGGGTGTGAAATCGGCCCAGTTGATGATATTGTTAACAGGTTTGACCACATCAACGAAGAGAGGGAAATTCTAAATAATTATCGTGATAATTTAAATAGTTTATTTCCAAAGCAGATCTTAAAAAAAAGAGAAAAGGAAGGGCTATGGACCTGTGAATCTGTCAGAAGTAAAGCTGCATTAAAAATGTCTACAACTACCTACACAGAAAACTCCATTCCCCAGCTTGCAAAGACCAAATGATTACAGGTTATACACAATCCGAGGTACGGAAAGTCCCCCCCGCACCCGCTCCGGCACGTCCTTTGCGTTTGTCTGCCCCGGTCGGCTGCAGCCCGGCAAACTGCCGCCGGTCTTCCGCTGCGCCCAGCTCAGCCAGCAAAGGCCCCGCCTCCACTCCTTCCGTGCAGGCTGCAGCGCTCCAGCTCCGCTTCAAGCCGGATCCCCGGTATCCCCAAGTTTCCAGCTTCGGCAGTGCACCTGGCAAAACAACACGCCAGGAGCCCTGCCTCTGTGCGTTCTGGTGGTAGACTCACCACCTGCTTAGTGTGGTGTCCACCGGCACATATTTTATAGCAGGCACAAAAAAATACTGCGCCCGCTATAAAAATGTGCGGAGGCCACACCCGATCCCGATCCGTGGCAGATCCAGGATCCTTTCTCCGGCCACGCACCCAGAAACTACACCTGGGAGCCTGTCCGGTACCGGCTTTGGTGAGTAAGCCCAAGTCCTGCCTAAAGTGGTGTCCACCGCAAAAGCGCGGAGGCCACACCTGACACGGATTCCGGTTAAAACTGTCACGGCTTTTGCATCTTCCCGCTTCAATTAAATGGAGTTTCAGGGGCAAAAGCTCACGCCAGTTTTACCGGTAAGTGTCCGCTTGCGCGAATCACAGTGGACGCGGGATACTGCCCCGCTTATGCCCCGGCCCGGTAAGTCAGATATGGGCAGGCATTCCGGGCCGGGGTATCTTTGGCCTGCGGCGCATGATAGAGGATCACTCCGGCCAGCACCGCCCCAGCCACCCGCCAGCACAACCCCAAAACACAAACCGCCATAGCCCACCTGGTGCTGCAATGCAAGGTCGGTTGTCCAGTAGGGCACTCCACCTTGCATTGCAGCACCAGGCAGGCTTAAAGACATGGCGGTTTTGGGGTTGCACTGTCGGGTTTGGCTTAGGGGCTCTTGCTTCTCCCGGCCTCCGTTCTGAAAGTTTGGCGTTGCACGCTCTGAAAAAGACAGATACCTCCGGTGGGGGGTTCCCTCTCAGGTTTGGCCAAAGTCCGTGCCAGTTCCGCCTGTCCCAGGGTATGTTTTTACTGTTTAGTACGCACTGTTTCCTTGCAATATGCGCCCTGTTTGGTATAATTATGTAAGCTAAAATATTTATTATATCAGGTGGTTTTATGGTTTCTTTCCCCTCCCGCACTTTGGCGCGTTGCTGGGCTGTTGCCTGTGGTGTCCCGGTTGCAGAGGCTGGGGCCGTTGTCTCCGGTCGCCCTGGGGCCTGGTCCTCGGTTCCCGGCCCTGCCGTCCAGGTTTCCTGCATGTTTTGCCATCGTTTGGGGCGGTGCGGCGGTTCACCTGGCGGTACCGGTTGCCGTTTCAAGCCCTCCCGCTGGTGGCCGGATCCGCGCTCCGGGCTGCCGGTTCAGCTCTCTCTTTTTCAATAAAAAAGTAACGAAAAGGTGTAAATAAACCTGTACTTTGTGCGTCCTTTTATGTTAAAATTACATAAAGAGTAAGGGAAAGGCCCTTGCCACATATTTTTTTGTACAGAGTGCGTACATTTAGTACGCACAGCAAAGGAGGTTTTTATGAATATGGCACACGAAATTACTCCGGAACAAATCACCCCTCGCTTTATCGCCGCCCTGGTCAAATGGCAGAAGAAAGGCCGCAGATCCGTAGACGTCAAGATCCCGCCTCTTTGGTTTGACGAGGAAGGGGCTGTTTGTACCGTCTGGTGCTACGACAGCGATTTAATGGAAGGTCGCTTTGTTACAAAAATTTCCGAGATCCCCACTACAAAACAGCTTGCCGAATCAAAGCGCCTGGCAATCGAAAAAGAAAGGGCCGAATTGCGGCAGAGATTAGCAGAAATGGAGGGCGAAAAATGAAATTACCGATCATTCAATCACCCCAGCTCGTAAAGCAAACAGAAATAGCCCTGGCCTATGCCCTTTTTCAACGGGAAAGGCACGGTAAACGGCTGGAACAGGTTGTTTTAGCCCCTGAAAACAAGCGGGGATACCTTGGGGTGTCTTCAATTTCCACCCCGCCGTGTGTGCTGTATTACTCGCTGACAAACGAGCCCAAGGAAGAAACGGATCTTCCTTCCCGCTTTGGATTTGATACCGGCCATATTTTAGAAGGATACGTTCTGGATCTGCTCCAGGCCGAGGAACGCCAGGGGGAATTATCCTGGCCGTATCTTCTCGCCCCTAGTGGGGTTATTAAGGGCCATTTTGATGGCAGGACGAAAAATCTTATGCAGGATGGGGCTTGTATTATCGAGGTGAAGGCCACCGGGGGGTATTCGTTCAACAAAAAAATAGAGGAAGGTGCAGACAACGGGCATATCGAACAGGCATTCGTTTACGCAGTCGGCAGCTCCTCCCCCTATTTCGTTATAATTTACTGCAATCGTGAAGCAAAGAAAAGCACTCCTTTTTATGCGGTGTTTGGTTTTCATATTCCGGACATGATAGCGGCAAAAAAGGCGGTTCAGGATCTGTTCGCAGAAAGATTCGATCCCGTTTTGTTATCCCTGCACCATGAATTACGGCCGGATCAGCCGGAAAAACCCCGTTGGGAGTTCGGCCCCAGGGGCTGGCGGTGCCGCCCCGATTCTTCGTACTTCACTAAAGGCGGGAAGGAAAATTTTACCGTTGGCTATTGCTCTTACCGGGGAACCTGTCCGGAAGGGCTGGCGTACCGCGAAATCGAAGAGGAAAGAAAGGTCGCAGCGGCATAAATAAAAGCGTCGCCCTGGGCATTGCCCCAGGGCGACAGCACAGCGAGGCACAGATTATGACTCTCTTTCAAAAAGCAGAACGAAAAAAAGCAAAACTCCGGCTCTCAATCGACGGGCCGAGCGGATCCGGGAAAACCCACTCCGGTTTACTGGTGGCCGGTGGCCTGGTACCGGATGGAAAAATATTTTTAATTGATACTGAGCGCGACAGCGCAACCCTGGAAACCGGAAAGCCGGGCATTCCTGATTTTTTCCACGCCCCCCTTACCCCACCGTTTACCCCGGCAAAGTATCGGGAATACATCGAGGCCGCAACTACGGAAGGGGCGGACGTAATTATAATTGATTCACTCTCTCATGCCTGGTCAGGCTCCGGGGGCGTGCTGGACATGCACGACACCGCAAGCAAGGCACAGCGGGGCGGGAACAGCTGGGCCGCCTGGCGGGAAGTGACCCCGGAACACAACGCCCTGGTCGATGCAATTTTACAGGCCCCCTGCCATATCGTTTGCACTATGCGGACAAAAACAGCATGGGAAGTGGTGGAAACCAGCAACGGCAAGAAGGCCCCGCAGAAAATAGGCCTCAAACCGGAACAGCGGGAAGGTATGGAATACGAGTTTACCCTTGTTCTGGATCTTGCCCTTGAAGGCCATATTGCAACGGCCAGCAAAGACCGAACATCCCTTTTCGATGGAAAACACTTTGTGCCTGGTATCGGAACTGGTGAAGAGTTGGCCGAGTGGTTGAACACTGGCCGGGATCCGGAAGAGATCAGCGCAGCAGCTC
The nucleotide sequence above comes from Desulfocapsa sulfexigens DSM 10523. Encoded proteins:
- a CDS encoding tyrosine-type recombinase/integrase; its protein translation is MKGFRKITKRLFGRKSANQADFGIIDGEVTDNCGSIGEAVAFETELAEFEGKTIGNHSNSFGREAEFIEPDPPADEFREPVPPAEQINPDEWEIPEPYLIYLSATGKAKRTIQEYRWELLWWNRQTALARLTLQDMEGIIHKVHPSTARRKVAAIRSFAKWQLREGSGRLHGEVSQVILPKTPSRIPKDRGTDEFMDLSRCAVDLVRAGDRRGVWIGLMGCCGLRISEIQTAEPAPGKTIKVIGKGDKERQIPAPAWLIEALGCDTYKRCWKKGRHLIWSELKKMGIRKPHSLRHTFASELRRKGYPLEEIKVLLGHSKLDTTMIYANVALPNDITSRLGVEH
- a CDS encoding AAA family ATPase, whose product is MWKQIKLLGRDRLLAEEIRPRLKEGRGFVLTGTHGAGKTAILEWISVFLKKDVTTISAEWTVKEMLVQMCLDWAVEVRDDEGATRGKTKWQVAWMERALLKETDKWLIVDDIQKVTPTKLRRLKLFRDRVRIIAAGVPPFRQEELKRLLWGLPAIQVKPLPTDVMNRIAIAAAPVLESRTPIGEAVHASRGIPGQLIHALRGEVTPEARKVSGEEIDLSPLILIGLAGVMITRYVAIGLESTSLYMLGGLGMGIGLIVRFYLFRGMEAQRR
- a CDS encoding metal-dependent hydrolase yields the protein MTGPTHIAIALSIGMVAGASKVHLGLIAAGAILPDLDHPQSFIGRVFFPISIPLNQWLGHRGAFHSFWLWLLVCLGGYFWTPAFFLGAGAILHILADCGTVSGVRALSPWSQKLFVVFRRSWRIKSGSPHEILVLICFGMIAWGGGYMGAVGGIRAMIGHVTGAPKIMMEEFISKGLTKCKVKGKFRWNTGEIEEGEWLIIGTEGQTGLAMRGKDKLIHIPKDGKFLKARLKPCPNKSTWELVQLKGWAETEKDVYFMDGKKWHIAQEGEVVWGQILGDKIELESLL
- a CDS encoding HU family DNA-binding protein; its protein translation is MTKKELVEEVAKDAKISQAAALLAVDSMTRNIMKGLKKGDHVSLVGFGRFSVKERAARKGRNPQTGKEIQIQARKVVRFTPGQPLKDAVN
- a CDS encoding PDDEXK family nuclease is translated as MKILRTEVLISKGSFPKSDELETLLHDVYHAIKKVSWPPDSDIFTLNPVKKGNGVKPIKTNCMIHLEEQGWILEHPMALGARIKPGPVDAVLKLNNGKYFAVEWETGNISSSHRAVNKLAIGLLENVLEGGLLILPSRDMYQYLTDRIGNYAELAPYFPVWEKLTLDTGYLAVVEIEHEELSENVAFIPKGTDGMALFQKDK
- a CDS encoding helix-turn-helix domain-containing protein; the encoded protein is MKPEEVYGKVLKEIRNARGISQEKLALMGNLDRTFISLLERGLRQPSLTSILQIAEALNEQPHIMIKKVKDILDENIED
- a CDS encoding DNA-methyltransferase, with the translated sequence MKRQNAFFEALGVDATNSKEVTRLAVISGISVKKLRYYNEHHLMPSGTELEKIIETTNVTKLKLMLKLGCVDHNVAGMLSEHADEIITLFEKEKKQTKAKKRLQPVFETNLGKLYHGNCIEVLMQMPSNSVDMVFADPPFNLNKLYPSNINDDLKAEQYLDWCEDWIDECVRVLKFGGAFLLWNLPKWNSALSNFLNDRLTFRHWIATDIKYRLPIKGRLYPAHYSLLYYINGDKPKTFHPDRLPMQVCPKCSGDLKDYGGYKAKMNPAGVNMSDIWIDIPPVRHNKYKRREGANELSLKLLDRIVEMSTDEGDIVFDPFGGSGTTYMASELKKRKWIGCEIGPVDDIVNRFDHINEEREILNNYRDNLNSLFPKQILKKREKEGLWTCESVRSKAALKMSTTTYTENSIPQLAKTK
- a CDS encoding AAA family ATPase, with the translated sequence MTLFQKAERKKAKLRLSIDGPSGSGKTHSGLLVAGGLVPDGKIFLIDTERDSATLETGKPGIPDFFHAPLTPPFTPAKYREYIEAATTEGADVIIIDSLSHAWSGSGGVLDMHDTASKAQRGGNSWAAWREVTPEHNALVDAILQAPCHIVCTMRTKTAWEVVETSNGKKAPQKIGLKPEQREGMEYEFTLVLDLALEGHIATASKDRTSLFDGKHFVPGIGTGEELAEWLNTGRDPEEISAAALKKLKAAVSKIKAVPHLENWWKAHRPEADRLTPDDRECLVTHCAARKEKLIEEE